A part of Roseofilum capinflatum BLCC-M114 genomic DNA contains:
- a CDS encoding Uma2 family endonuclease: protein MTFLIADPRQNQVPLQLWQPSSWEKYEAWRDRDCSERIKLYYYQHQLLVEMGSEGINHSNIGDLFAILFFIWFSQKSSQISNSFGGCLLEKNNQSSAAPDLVLYIGDDYPTWNPGEKRYIDLDRWRVPDLVGEISDTTLSSDLDEKKHLYASLGIPEYWVIDVRGRRVFAFELQENNQYKECTTSQGLSGLPIALLEQTLVRLQEASNITVANWFSEQIKSLDIGEHE from the coding sequence ATGACTTTCCTCATCGCCGATCCTCGCCAAAATCAAGTTCCTTTGCAACTGTGGCAACCCTCTAGCTGGGAAAAGTACGAAGCCTGGCGCGATCGCGACTGCTCAGAACGAATCAAGTTATACTACTACCAACATCAACTCTTAGTCGAAATGGGTTCAGAAGGCATTAACCACTCTAATATTGGCGATTTATTTGCCATCCTCTTTTTTATCTGGTTCAGTCAAAAATCTTCCCAAATCTCCAATTCATTTGGAGGGTGTTTATTAGAAAAAAACAATCAAAGTTCGGCTGCACCCGATCTAGTCCTTTATATTGGAGATGATTATCCCACCTGGAATCCTGGCGAAAAACGCTATATTGATTTAGATCGCTGGCGCGTCCCCGATCTAGTGGGTGAAATTTCCGATACTACCCTATCGAGCGATTTAGATGAGAAAAAACATTTATATGCTTCTCTAGGTATCCCTGAATATTGGGTGATTGATGTCAGAGGACGGCGAGTGTTTGCCTTCGAGCTACAAGAGAATAACCAATATAAAGAATGTACAACTTCTCAAGGTTTATCGGGTTTACCCATCGCACTTCTGGAACAAACCCTTGTCCGTCTACAAGAAGCTAGTAATATCACCGTTGCCAATTGGTTTTCTGAGCAGATTAAATCTCTCGATATTGGCGAGCATGAATAA